TAGGAACAAGGCTGTCCTAAGCTAAGGATTAGCTGTAACTAGCAGCACGCTAGTAAGGAAGCCCTTAGCAGCTAAGTCTGCCTGTAAGGCGCCTGCTCTGCTACTAAAGCGCAGGTACTGTTATAAGGCTGGCAGTATGTTATTACgttctattattatatttaataactaattCTAAGGTAGTAGTTGCGCTGCGCAATATCTGTTAATACTAGAGGTTAACTAAATTGTTAATACCTAAGATGCCATTCTCACGCGTAGTTTAGGAAGTTGCTCTTTAACTAAGAAATAATCTTTAGTTCTAGGCTAGCGCTCTAGAGGCTCTTTAGAAGTCTGCTAAGTCTTTTCTTgttagtgtctttaaagGTATATGTTAGTTTCTTACAGAAGAACACAAAACTAATTTTTAAAGATATAAACATGAACGCTATCTATACGAAGCGAGTTACTATTTAGGTAAAGGATGTAGCTCTTACAAAGCgatactactagaggcttaTTAGTGCCCCCTACAAaataattatatattataagaggGGAAAAAGAGAAAACTAGGGTTTTATAGAAtgtttatataatatacGCTGCTAATTAATCAACACACCTACATATAATAATTGTCTgtaataatatttaaagctTAACAACTAAAATATTTAAATAAAAAAGGCTTTAACAGGACAGATGTGTAGTTACGTAAtgtacctaacctctacctctacaatatgtggaccctaccctacctgtacccctaccccatgtagaccctaccctacctctacctctaccccatgtggaccctaccctacccctacccctaccccatgtggaccctaccctacccctaccctcttagcatggaattagcgtgggtaggggtagggtacggtaggggtacatcacctgatgtaccctacccctacccaacctctacccttttgccaccgTAATCTAGCCCCTATCTAGAGGGAGGCCTAAGGCCTTACTCTAATTAAAGAGAATCTAAAACTAAGCTTACTTAGAGGGGAGATGTTCTACCTCCCCTGCtgtcccttgcgctcctagATCTTAGGCCAAGAGGATTTTAGTCATGTTGTAGAtacttatagagacaaacgAGTCTTTAGGTTAGTAcctctagagcctattagctagggtcttattaaacttagttactaatagaagTGCTATATAAACATCTActgtatactataaggacttatagactataatgttccctacctattatattattagtataaCCTTTTTTATATCTAATACTACGcctttatattatagctaaggTTTCCTATAAAGTAATATTCTAGCTTAGACATAGCACTatataggctatagcctGCAAGCGCTACTTATCTAAGTTATAAATTAATAGgactaaacaggagattacagACTTCCTATAAGTACCTACTGCTTACGCTAAGCActatagcagcaccttaataaagtctcttTATAAGCGCGTAGTAAAtgtattacttactatactaaagtatttacaccctaagtctactagtaTGTTAGCCTAAGTTGTACTGTTAAAAAATAAGAGtatatagaataggggcttatctatagagtttTTAAGAGCTCCCCTAGCAGCCTCTAATGcccctatactagtagtctcctctactaatatactaaACAGGAGTAGAAAGCACCCGTTAgtaggcagagagagagagacgaAAGAGAAGATAGATGTAGAGAGATAGATTAATAGTAATGTAGGTGGTAAGGTTAGGTGTCTGTCTATTAGATGGATGGATGCCCCTCTTATACCTGGCATCTGAGGGATTGCCGAGGTTATCCCCCCTGTTTACCAGTAATTACCAAGGTAGTTAGTCTATACACCGGCACAATACTTCTATAGCgcttctaacttagacttgTATTAGAagcagctagtttcccctatataaactagcctctttcttacttAAAATTATTACCGCCTGTACTATAGTCACTACTGTATTAGCGTAACTCTAGTAAATATATCCTTCTTCGCCGCAACAGGTATAAAGGCTAGCCTCCTAACATTATTAGAATACCTTGTTAGGgacctacgtagcctagttgggagtaaactacttctaacccttATGCTTAGCACTGCTGGTAGTACGCACTGTagatataactgttatcttaatattactatcttTATTATGCCTAGGCAGTACCTAGGCTAGGCTGTAGCGCAGCTATTTTTCAATAACTATAGTCTTAACATCtacagtaatagacttatactctataacagctatattatagtctagataagttacttctcagtttattaatatattacAGATATTAGTGTTTAAGGCCTAGTAGAGTTTAAATAGGCGCTgttctctatcctagtaaaggcagctactttgcactagtagctgtttaaactagataaagaaATCTAAGAATAATCTGTTAGTACCCTAATAGATACTctctagttttgcctaggcaTGTGTCTAGCTGTAATTgctgctgtagcagaattctaggtatgtaaggaagtcctctaggctctacatgccttaggtacccctaatcttatagaatagtgctatattatattatatagatatactaagcttagactatataaaggtatatatattctatagcctactaatatagGATACGTCTGCCTGTAGCttatgttctattataacctgctacaccttaaataaggatttatcCCTAGTAAacgccttacctataggaagaggcttcctataggctatagacGTCTGTATAGATGTATACAGGCCTAGAGCAGATACTAAAAACAGCaatttataaggtaggttaggagctagggtagacgttaaGGGGTACAGCGTTACTTCTAAGGAGGATAGTAGGACTGTAGACgtaggtctagtataggtaCTAGCTATTTATTCTAGGGACTTAATAAACGCATGTATATTAGAGgtattatatttaagtaatactatacgctTATTAGTTGcacttaaggcttactattagctagttataaactacaatatttaggctataaatttctaaaggttaaggggacagatttaTCTAGGGAGTTATTCTAGGAActagctaacatagtacaGACGTAACTGCTAGCtattcttctagaagaaacgatataaatattatagactagccttagggtaggatataataagggttaatatagtattgtatctttTAAGGAGGTTAcatgttgcgtgtccttctaatatgtctgtagggcacgtaaccgctctatctcgcttaaggcttagacaaggtctgaGTCCATAACAATGTACAACTTAAATAGAAAAAAACCTTCTATATTCTTCTTTTACTACAaccttagtagtaaagttatttatagtacttatagtaaCTATAGCTAAGTTTAATCTATATTAAATAATACAACGTTGTTAATATAGGGTATATTTCATAAGCAGAATAGTAGCaatctagtaaactaatagatttaaaagTAGAGTAGATAAAATAGTAGACCGCGAGCTATAAGAGGGTATAGAGagagacctacttatagtagtaaggcctgtactctctataagtaaaagtaaaggtaagtaaagaaaggttctactaaggttaATGGaatctactagtaggttgtgacacatactagtaggttaccatcttaccttagcagCCGTCCTAACAGTTAGAGCGTTTCTTTGcataataattatagtagcTAATCTAGTAAACTATAATCAGCACAGCTTACAGCAATATAAACACAGTCGGTGCCTAAGCGAGCACATGAGCGTACACATAACTGAAGATGCTTTGCTGCTTTGAAGGCTGTTAAAAGCTGCAAACGAGATTCAGATGGAGGGGTGGCACAGCTGCAGCGGTTGGAAGCGTCCAAATACCGCACACTGCAGCAAATAGCCCGTAAACAGTACCTCGATATCTATTGAATCGGACAAGAGAACTCGTTTTCAACGTGTAAAGTGAGGAGGCATTTTCAGTATAGATCCTTTTCAGAATCTTTGTATGGAGAAGACATAACGGCAACAAGCATCCGCCGTCAACGTTGTCGCTAGACCTCTATCTCGCACAACCACAGGACGCAATCTCTAGAGCGGCCTCAAAAATTATCTGCACATCCATGAGCGCCTCAACTTACACAACTCTAAGGCCTCGTAGGCCTATGCTCTGTCGCCTCTAATGTCTCTCAGAGGATGCTTGACACCGACACCTTGAAGGACTGCATTGGCAGTAGAAAGGACGACATTGCACCTGGAAAGAGACGTCGCTTCATGCAAAGACCCTAGGGTCAGGGAGGCACTGTGCCGAACGACCCGAAGAAGGCCGCGCACGAAGCGACTTCTTGGACGGAGGGCAGGACCAAGCCTCTTGCCGAATGGTCGGGTCTTGTCGTTCTACTGGAGGTGCCATTATCAAAGGGGAAAGAGAAGGCCGCGGTTAAGGGAGAATGTTGTTTACCGTCAACGCAGCCCCGTGGTTGACGACGAGGAGGGTGGCGACGCAGCGTCTGTCTAAGTGTTCACGAGGCACACTTCTAAGAATCCCGTACCGACCGAGCGGGGAACATCATGGAAGGAGCAGTTGGAGAACAAGGTTAGGAAAAGTAGCGTGAAGTGGTGGCGTAGATGAGCGCTCCAAAAGCGCGTTTAGATACCAGCTTGTAAGAGCTCAAATGCTTGATCTAACTGCTGTACACTCATTCCACAGCTGCATGCAAACAACCTACACTCAGTACCAATTTCAGTTTATCATATGCCCGAAAAAGAGGTTGAGAGAGAACCATAAACAATGCGGCAATGTCGCGTTGTGCACAAACTCTTGAATTATTGGACAGAAAGTCTGCATATCGAGGGGCCGTGCAGAATGCGCGCGTTTACGGCACATCCGATGGCCGCTTGGCAGCCAGTAGCCCAGCGAAAATTCGAGATAATGAGTGGGGCCAGGCTGCCGCAGGCGACCAGCCTTTGGAGTTTATTTTGGATATAAATTATAAAATTCTATTTCCTTTCGCCTTCGGGCATATGGTCAATTTGAAACGATACAGAGAAGTATGTTAAATCTTGAATCATGGCCTACTTCCATGTCTGTTAAAGCACCGAGTTAACACGTCGCAGGATTAGCATGGCCCCTGCACTAAGGATGACACGCTCAGTGAGTTATCAGCTGAAAACATTGCTGTTGACCACAACTCACACCTCTGACAGATCAAAGAGAAGCTACCATTTTTTTAGCAAAATTATCGGCCAGCGTTCGATCTGTGGGTCGACCATTCATCTTGGTGTTGTTTTTTACGCTAAGGCAGCTACCGAGCCCTGCTGGGCACGGTCTTTGCATAGACAACAACGCTAGCGCAGGAAATTTTATGTACTTGAGTACAGATTCTTGTCGAACACCACGGCCGTTGTTGCCCAACTTGTTGAAGTGATGTAGGATGAGTGGCGATATCACGAATTGGCGGAAATCGTAGATATATCGGTAGCCAAGGTATGCAGCGCCTTCGCCCTCTTTCTCGCCCACATCTTCTTGACAAAGCTCTTTATATCCTCTCTGATGCCTTGTCGCGTGGGGGACCTTTGTGTGACTTCTTGCCGATTAGGCGAGCTTCTGATGGCTTCAATACTGAGCCATCGTCCACATCGTCGCTCTTAGACGACAGCTCAAGGTTCTCGAAGTCCCTGTCGACGTCCTCCTAGATGCGATTTTCGCCTAGCATCCTCCTCTTAGACTTGACATTCAGCGCCCCTTTTGCGAATAGATTGAAGCTTTTTTCCCATTGATTCGGACGGAAATTGAGTTGCCCCATAAGCAGCGCTAGCAAACAAGAACATTTGTAGCCACCGAACATCATTTTCTATGTGCATCCAGAGCTAGTTCTCGAGGTGTAGCATCTCGCAAAACACCACGACCACAACCCCGAAACGAGCAAAGAACAAGGTGGTATTTCCAACGATTTCCAAACATTGATAAAAATGTACAATTGATATGTTTCAGGCAACTTCCGCACTACACTGACTTTACAATTTCCCAGCAGAAAATCCTACGCTCGGTTATGAACACCACAATTTCTTTGCGTCTCACCTTCAATGCGCGCCTTCGACTTCTTGCACCGCACCCCCTTCTGCGTGTTCTGCGAGCACCGGATCCTGACATTGCTCCCGGCTATGCGCGCCTTCTTCGGTTCCTTTGAAGACTCGGGAGGACCCTTTGCGCCTCGTTTTCGAGGCCGACTACTACTCACCTCCACCATTGACTCAGTTGCTCGTGATGGTGAGCCGGGAGGTGTCGTTGTGCCGCTTGGATCGGCAGCTATTGCTATGGGAGGTGGGGATGGAGGAGGCATAGGAGTAGTTTGTACAGCCGCATCTACGACGCTTGGCACAGAAGTGTTGTGGGTAAGGGTGGTGGTGATCCGCCGAAGAAAGTAGCCACCTCAGTCGGCGACGCTAGCTCGTAAGGCGTTGTTTCGACCTGAACGATGCCACCAAACTGCAACGGCTCAGGCCTCCTCATTTACTGATATGCATCCACTTTCCAGGTATACTCTTGGTCAATGGCCTCTGGATCCCAGGTGACAGCAATGCGCATCCTATTTCGGTAGGGCATGCTTTCCTCAGCTGTCATGAATTGCCATTCCTCGCCCCGAGCAACATCCTCAGTCTGTTCATACAGCGGAAAGTACCGCTGCTCATTCTCGTCGAAGTAAGCAACGCCTGTCATGATGTCGCGAAGTTGGTCAAGAGACCACACACGGTTTGGAAAGCGCCAAGCAACGTCTTCAAGTGTGTAGCTGTTCAGTGTGTCATCCGTGACAGCGTAGATCTCGTCGGTGCCCGGACCTTCATGGGACATCAGAATGAATAGACCAGTCGTTACATCTGGCTGTGCGGAAGCGACGAGGAAGTCAGCGATAAATTGCTACGAACCGCTGTTGGACCAGTACCGCAGGAGCTCGGGGAACGGGATGGATGCCTTTTCCATCAGAAGATGGTGTGAGATGACGTGTGCGAACTCATCCTCACTCGGCACTGCATTGCGTTTGTATCTGCTCTCGACGGGATCATCAGCGCCGGCTGCCGTCTTTCCAGATGGCTGAGGCTTGAGGGTAGCGAAGCGCTCGATGCGGTAGACGAGCATTTGCACATTGCTTGCGTACGGGAAGGCGTGGCAGATATCCACGAGGGTGGTACTGTTCCTTTCGACTTCTTCCTCCGCGAAAAATGCTTCCATCTCAGCCCGTGTTGGCTGCACATCCTCAGGTTGCTCCACGGCATGGTCCCAGCAAACAAGATAGCGCTTGAAGATTTCGAGTATCAACCAGGAGTTGTCGTTTCGGAGCTTCGCCTTCTTGACCAGCTCGTCGCGTGTATATCCAAGGTAATGCTTTCTCGTCTCATCGTACATGATATGCAGATCTTTGCAAGCTCTTATCCACGAAGCGTTCAGATTGTCATTTGTTGTGTTACTCATGGCCTCCTTCACGAAAAGGGTGCGAAGATCGGGAGGCCTGGGGAAAAGATTCGGAGGGAAGACTGCTTCATTTGTGCCATTCTCAGCCCTGTGCATCTTGTCCTTCACTCTCGATCCTTCTGTTGCACGAGCTTTTCGGTGAGAGGCCATTCTGTGCCGCTGTATCGACCCACCAGCTCGAAGTATCTGTTAGTCATTCTGATGCTATCTACCGCTGCAGCATAAGGAGCGGTTTCCAGGCGGGCGTTGGGGAGATAGGGGACTATGAGGCTATCGAAAATCTCCGGTATATCTACGCCAGCGTAAGGGTACGTGGTTCAAGATGGGTGATTGTTGACCGGGAAAGGCACGGTGATATGAGTGCCTGGCGGAAGGGTGTCGTAAAACTCTGGCGCATCCAGAGGGTCGACCTCGAGACAGGGTTTTGCGAAAGACATGCTGAAGTATACGTGATCGTGCTGCTACAAAAAATCGTTGTACAGTGTGCGCAGTAACCGACGTCGTTGTATATACTGTAGGAGCTCAAGTTGCTGAAAGGTAAAGATACAAGCGTGCCTGCAAGCAACAATAGAATAATAGACATTGGAAGAACACCAAATCGTCCATACGTCATTAGAGGAGAACAATATGACGTGATTTTAGGTGAAAGGAACAAGAGTGCCTGTGCTTTGTCTTCAAACCATCGACTGCACACCAACGAAGATAATGGCTTGATATCGCGGAATTCTATCGCAAGTACTTTTGAGAAGCACGAAGCCTACTATCCAAATTATCCCAAGCCTTTTCAACGCATGCTGAGACTTTGTTTTGATGAGCACAATAGGTGCAGCTCTCGACCAACCCTGCCCAAGTTATATCGAAGAGCGATAGTAGTTCCGGAACTGTACTGCATCAAATGGCGAAAAGAAAAATTGCGAATCTTTTTACTGTTGTGCGCTAGTGGCATTCTCACTAGTCGTGTTTGTCTTGTGAGTTGTGAAGACGAACAGTATACCATAATGAGAAGAACACGCCAAACAAAATTTAATGGAGGCGTGCTCGTAAGAACGTAGTGATGAGGAGACAGAGTAGTACCATCAGTGAATACCATATCCATGTAACTAATGACTCCCTCCACGCCTACCTGCTCGGTAACAAAACCTGTTTGTAGAcaatactactactactactactactactactactactactactactactactactactactactactactactactactactactactactactactactactactaccacTGTCGCTGCCTCTGCgtgctgctgttgtttaCAACTGAGCCATCACACGCCGCTGCTACCGTGGAAGAGACGGGTGCTCGTCTCCTGATCGTAGCGTCGTCACTGATGCGGCAGTCCCTGCTTTGTAAAGAACGAGCGGCTGCTCATCACGGTCACGAACCGGACAGAGATGTTGAAGTTGTAAGGCGGAGTATTGGACTTTGGTCAACCCAGCTCAAGCAACGCCCATACCTGCAAATACCAACGCCGCGACATTCATGACGAAAATAACGCCCCAAATAACCACCGCGAATGCTGTTATTATCCAGTGGTTTCGCATCTGCACATACTCGCCTCCGTCAACATCTGCGCCTCTTCCAGTGCTAAGAGACACATCGTCGCCGGGCCGCACAGCGACTTTCATGTACTGCGCGCGACAAGTGAACCAGATCAGCGGTGCGCTGACAAAGGGCAGTATAACACTCAGTGCAAACTGACTGCCATTCAAGGCCTTGCTAAGTCCTTCTTGTCCAACAGCGCCAGCGATGATGATCGACGGCGTGATACTGATCGATCGTGTAATGAGACGGCGGATCCAAGGTTTGAGAGTCCAGTTCAGCTGACCTTCTGATACCATCTGACCGGCGATGGTGCATACTATTCCAGCCGAAGTGCCGGAGAGGAGAAGCGCAAGCGCAAACAGAGTACCCGCAACTGGAGCAATCGACCGAGAAAGTAGACTGTGGATAGAAAACAGATCCGCATCTGTTGCTTCAGACTGACCGTAAAGCGAGGCGCCAGCAACGATGAGAATTGCTGAGTTGACAAAGAGGGCGAAGGTGAAGAGCGATATGGCAAGTTCTGCAATGCTGTATGACATGCAGTGTTTGATGGCGGCGAGAGAAGGTTTGTACTTCAGTTCATCGACCAAAGATTCGACGTCTGCGTCGTGAAACGAGGTGGAGTTATGCTCATCATCGTATTCGCGCAAGCGTGGTTGAACGATACCACTGCCAAGGTAAAGGCTGTGCGGCATGACTGTTGCGCCCAGAATACCACAGGCTTGGTACAACCTGCGTATGGTAAGTTGTTATCTTCCAGAAGGTGTGCAGTACTTACGCCTGAGATTTGACCAGCGTCGAAGAGGGAACGTATCCATGGAAAACCTGTCCAACGGAGGCATGGATTTTGCTAAGCTCAAAACAGAAACACACCACAACGCCTAGCACAAGCAACGCTACAAAAAACTCAAACCCGCGCAGGGCACGCATCGTGCCAGATTGGGAGTAAAAAATAAGGATGATAAGGACGTCCACGATAGATATGGCGCACCCGGCGACTAAAGGGACCTTTATCAGGATGTTCAAAGCAATCGCGGTACCAATGACCTATTTATTGTCAGCTTGGCCCATGGTCCAGAGATACCATGACTTACCTCGGCGATGTCAGTCGCGATAATCGCTGACTCTGCGAAGAAGTAGAGTATGTAGTTCAGCCACGGCGGCAGATGAGCCTTACAGTTTTCTGCAAGATTCATGCCGGTGACAGAACCCAGCTTGATACAAAGGGACTGGAGAAAGATGGCGAAAATGTTGGACATCAACACGATGAAAAGCAGCTTGAACTCGAACGAAGCACCGGCCGCGACATCAGTAGCGTAGTTACCTTGATCGAATTAGCGTAATCAACAAAGACAGAGACAGCCACGAGGGTAGTGCACGATTTTGGATCAGGGTAAACTCACCAGGATCAATATACGCTACAGCTACCATGAAGCCAGGCCCCACAAACTTCAGATACTTGCGGACAACTTCAATGGCACCACCGAAGATGCCTCCACGACGCCTTGACTGAGCAACATCCCGATCCACAGTGAAGATAGCAGACGGCCTGATGGCTGCTTCGGCGGTACCGGCATTCGACTTTCTCGTTGCATCGCTCCTTCTGCGCAGGCCACCGAATGCCTTGAGTTGCAAGCCTCCATCTTCGTCAGTCGCTCGTCGTTGATCTATTGTCATATCGGCATCCGCGTTGTGGCAATCTATCCGATGATCATCCCTCGCTCTTGTATTCGCCAAATATCCCAGATCCGCTCTTGTCGTTGCATCTGCATTGAGTGCATTTGGGTTCTGATTGTAACCCTCCGGAAATTCCGGATCTGTGCGCGAAGGACAGTTCATCGCAAACGGTAGACGAGCACACGACAGACACCG
The Ascochyta rabiei chromosome 9, complete sequence DNA segment above includes these coding regions:
- a CDS encoding NRAMP-like transporter smf-3: MNCPSRTDPEFPEGYNQNPNALNADATTRADLGYLANTRARDDHRIDCHNADADMTIDQRRATDEDGGLQLKAFGGLRRRSDATRKSNAGTAEAAIRPSAIFTVDRDVAQSRRRGGIFGGAIEVVRKYLKFVGPGFMVAVAYIDPGNYATDVAAGASFEFKLLFIVLMSNIFAIFLQSLCIKLGSVTGMNLAENCKAHLPPWLNYILYFFAESAIIATDIAEVIGTAIALNILIKVPLVAGCAISIVDVLIILIFYSQSGTMRALRGFEFFVALLVLGVVVCFCFELSKIHASVGQVFHGYVPSSTLVKSQALYQACGILGATVMPHSLYLGSGIVQPRLREYDDEHNSTSFHDADVESLVDELKYKPSLAAIKHCMSYSIAELAISLFTFALFVNSAILIVAGASLYGQSEATDADLFSIHSLLSRSIAPVAGTLFALALLLSGTSAGIVCTIAGQMVSEGQLNWTLKPWIRRLITRSISITPSIIIAGAVGQEGLSKALNGSQFALSVILPFVSAPLIWFTCRAQYMKVAVRPGDDVSLSTGRGADVDGGEYVQMRNHWIITAFAVVIWGVIFVMNVAALVFAGMGVA